In Aegilops tauschii subsp. strangulata cultivar AL8/78 chromosome 3, Aet v6.0, whole genome shotgun sequence, one genomic interval encodes:
- the LOC109786815 gene encoding small ribosomal subunit protein mL103 (rPPR7) gives MAAIFSASGRRLLSTAAAAAEFPVPMARIRNLARAGQLADIDAAVVPLVPTNPKAVISALSVVGLSDRASAILTTIPSPTAEHLNALLAPLLRRRRLAERVPALLDAHPSAPRDAFTWSILAKSLCITKGADHAVYLLHGEEPPSLHLYTAIIDSYYKQKKPHRAEELWREMVEERGIAPDAAAYNVRITYKSATGTVEEVQELIRAMGEESGLRPDVISYNGLIRVLGRHKRVDEALEVYRSLQEKGAAEGNTEAKLAPECATYACMVGALCSEGRLSEAEDVFYEGVKRKKVADLGTVRKLVVALKEAGKGRAARRVVVGLRKKFPDQFDGPWKELEKDAGLTPGASNEEEEVEEDEQQPEKTAAAV, from the coding sequence ATGGCCGCCATCTTCtccgcctccggccgccgcctgcTCTCCACTGCCGCTGCGGCTGCGGAGTTCCCCGTCCCGATGGCCCGCATCCGCAACCTCGCCCGCGCGGGCCAGCTCGCCGACATCGACGCCGCCGTCGTGCCGCTCGTGCCGACCAACCCCAAAGCCGTGATCTCCGCCCTCTCCGTGGTCGGCCTCTCCGACCGGGCCTCCGCCATCCTCACCACCATCCCGTCGCCCACCGCCGAGCATCTCAACGCCCTCCTGGccccgctcctccgccgccgccgcctcgccgagcGCGTGCCTGCTCTGCTGGACGCGCACCCCTCGGCGCCGCGCGACGCCTTTACGTGGTCCATCCTCGCCAAGTCCCTCTGCATCACCAAAGGCGCCGACCACGCGGTGTACCTCCTCCACGGGGAGGAGCCGCCTTCCCTCCACCTCTACACGGCCATCATCGACTCCTACTACAAGCAAAAGAAGCCCCACCGCGCCGAGGAGCTGTGGCGCGAGATGGTCGAGGAACGCGGCATCGCGCCCGACGCTGCCGCTTACAATGTCAGGATCACCTACAAGTCGGCAACCGGCACGGTGGAGGAGGTGCAGGAGCTTATCCGAGCCATGGGCGAGGAGTCGGGGCTGCGGCCGGATGTCATCTCCTACAATGGGCTGATCCGGGTGCTGGGGCGGCACAAGAGGGTGGACGAGGCCCTGGAGGTATACAGGAGCTTgcaggagaagggggcggcggaGGGGAACACTGAGGCGAAGTTGGCACCGGAGTGCGCAACATACGCATGCATGGTGGGGGCGCTGTGCAGCGAGGGGAGGTTGTCAGAGGCGGAGGACGTGTTCTACGAGGGGGTAAAGCGCAAGAAGGTTGCAGACCTGGGCACGGTGCGGAAGCTGGTAGTGGCTCTCAAGGAGGCTGGCAAGGGTCGGGCGGCGAGGCGGGTGGTGGTCGGGCTACGCAAGAAGTTCCCTGACCAGTTCGACGGTCCATGGAAGGAGCTTGAGAAGGATGCCGGCCTCACACCGGGTGCCAGCAACGAAGAGGAGGAAGTGGAGGAGGACGAGCAGCAGCCAGagaagacggcggcggcggtatGA